Proteins from a genomic interval of Nematostella vectensis chromosome 12, jaNemVect1.1, whole genome shotgun sequence:
- the LOC5510135 gene encoding uncharacterized protein LOC5510135: MAEDTRKFRYLFGITLLYLSLFASYGERGAKSSNRRHIGDNDLDVVITNDGPTTIGGRTTLTATITSPEQNKFEFCWFLDEYRTKENCTIATHSDTFVKSDWKSPGWKDVEVSVKQWPSPVRQASSCTRVLVTDTINCQLAASSSEVGPVNLSVILHDPSQLFPLSNILFSWNFGDGHRLSGKGRYSVVHNFTQDTHYKVNVSLQADVSGRQYNGSADTNLHLYVRFWTDASVTSAPGSKTTSVDGKIYVAKGPVTFTLLYNNPYSIVTNISTDWSFGDQSTSLHYTHDSIVHNFTQEREYSVWVTPRIMTKYSKHSLDSILKAIHIKEPITDFNVTDLATSDATMAKLNVTCKGSGPFKVCWNYIGTKLDHAYVTSSPPKCLWSAEVCNFVVTDRRKKNGGFLKVTLSSYVSREEVVMMIHNTGPTIIPKPQPQSPGVIAGETIAALFICSVALFIILMYGIRKLYKARQHAVLETADFDFRDEDCRSIDSVYLEPRRGCLSFGFLSGCRKKTETYALLDQCQNNSSSYSSIL, from the exons ATGGCCGAAGACACAAGAAAATTCCGTTATCTGTTTGGAATTACACTCCTTTATCTCAGTTTATTTGCAAGCTACGGAGAGAGAGGCGCGAAATCAAGCAACCGCAGACATATCGGTGATAACGATTTGGATGTCGTAATAACAAACGACGGGCCTACAACTATTGGGGGGCGGACTACCTTAACAGCTACCATAACTTCTCCTGAACAGAATAAATTTGAGTTCTGCTGGTTTCTTGATGAATATCGAACTAAAGAGAACTGTACTATTGCAACACATAGTGACACTTTTGTTAAATCAGACTGGAAATCACCAGGTTGGAAGGATGTTGAAGTGAGTGTCAAGCAATGGCCGAGTCCAGTCAGACAAGCAAGCTCTTGTACTCGTGTCCTTGTTACAG ATACAATAAATTGTCAACTTGCTGCAAGTTCGTCAGAGGTTGGACCAGTGAACCTCTCCGTCATTCTCCATGATCCAAGTCAGCTGTTTCCTCTATCAAATATATTATTCTCATGGAACTTTGGTGATGGCCACAGACTGTCAGGCAAAGGAAGATATAGTGTGGTGCATAATTTCACTCAAGACACGCATTACAAAGTAAATGTCTCCCTACAAGCTGACGTAAGTGGAAGGCAGTACAATGGGTCAGCAGATACTAATCTTCACTTATATG TGAGGTTCTGGACAGATGCTTCTGTCACCAGTGCACCAGGAAGCAAGACAACATCAGTGGACGGCAAGATCTATGTTGCTAAAGGACCCGTGACGTTCACCCTTCTCTATAACAACCCTTACTCCATTGTGACAAACATTTCAACTGACTGGAGTTTTGGTGATCAAAGTACAAGTTTGCATTATACGCATGACAGTATAGTGCATAATTTCACTCAAGAGAGGGAATATAGTGTATGGGTGACCCCAAGAATTATGACAAAGTATAGCAAGCATAGCCTGGACTCTATTTTAAAGGCCATTCATATTAAAG AACCTATTACAGATTTTAATGTTACTGATCTTGCAACATCTGATGCAACTATGGCCAAGCTGAATGTGACATGCAAAGGAAG TGGACCTTTCAAAGTTTGCTGGAACTACATTGGTACGAAACTAGACCATGCCTATGTCACCTCATCCCCGCCCAAGTGCCTTTGGTCGGCAGAGGTGTGTAACTTCGTGGTGACAGACAGACGAAAGAAGAATGGTGGCTTCTTAAAGGTCACTCTTTCAAGCTATGTCAGCCGTGAAGAAGTTGTGATGATGATCCATAATACAG GTCCAACTATCATCCCTAAGCCACAGCCTCAAAGTCCAGGTGTGATCGCTGGTGAGACCATTGCTGCACTGTTTATCTGTTCAGTAGCACTATTCATTATCCTGATGTACGGGATCCGTAAGCTCTACAAGGCACGGCAGCATGCAGTGCTAGAAACTGCAGACTTTGACTTCCGTGACGAAGACTGTCGTAGCATTGATTCAGTCTATTTAGAGCCAAGGCGTGGTTGCTTATCATTTGGATTTCTGAGTGGGTGTAGGAAGAAGACAGAGACTTATGCCTTGTTAGATCAATGCCAGAACAACAGTAGTAGCTATTCAAGTATCTTATAA
- the LOC5510123 gene encoding dynein axonemal light chain 4, which produces MAENPEATGTQESGGYDYKRLHSFPLIRYSDMNDEMRTEAMELCVTACEKFSNNNETAAKMIKESMDKKFGASWHAVVGEGFGFEITHEVRNLLYMFFGGTTAICIWKCS; this is translated from the exons ATGGCAGAGAATCCCGAAGCTACCGGGACACAAGAATCCGGCGGATACGATTACAAAAGACTCCACAGTTTTCCGTTAATTCGA TACTCGGATATGAATGATGAAATGCGGACAGAGGCAATGGAGTTGTGTGTAACTGCGTGCGAAAAGTTTTCAAATAACAACGAG ACTGCTGCAAAAATGATTAAAGAAAGTATGGATAAAAAGTTTGGTGCTTCATGGCATGCTGTCGTTGGGGAGGGATTTGGATTTGAGATCACCCATGAAGTCCGTAATCTGCTGTACATGTTTTTTGGTGGGACAACTGCTATTTGCATATGGAAGTGCTCTTGA
- the LOC5510136 gene encoding endonuclease V isoform X2, which yields MSYLQDQEELIERWKREQLTLKEKLVTIDKVKWKLKLDDDDNDDNDERLTLIGGVDISFPKGDDVHACACLVIISYPGLEVVYEDLAMVHLTSPYVPEFLAFREVEFLVESIKRLQQRKPDMMPQVIMVDGNGILHPRGFGIASHLGVITDIPTIGVAKNLFHVDGIEKGEEHTKQISCLLQDKGNSFPLVGKSGTTWGMALRSSKKSTTTPVCKPIYVSVGHKVSLDTAVKLVDACCRYRIPEPTRLICDLGNSYVNIMKRNLRSVAVKMRNVPVQVTIKHRRAQRAPQTTKQDLSQ from the exons ATGTCTTACTTGCAAGATCAGGAAGAACTAATAGAACGCTGGAAGAG AGAGCAATTGACACTGAAAGAGAAACTCGTAACTATAGACAAAGTGAAATGGAAATTAAAgctagatgatgatgataacgatgacaATGATGAAAGACTCACTCTGATTGGTGGAGTTGACATTTCATTTCCCAAGGGAGATGACGTACATGCATGTGCATGTCTAGTCATTATTTCATATCCTGGACTGGAG GTTGTATATGAAGACCTTGCTATGGTTCACTTGACCTCACCGTATGTCCCAGAATTCCTTGCATTCAGAGAGGTGGAGTTCTTGGTTGAAAGCATCAAGAGACTTCAACAGAGAAAACCAGACATGATGCCCCAG GTTATCATGGTTGATGGAAATGGAATCCTTCACCCTAGAG GTTTTGGCATAGCTTCTCATCTTGGTGTCATAACTGATATTCCAACAATCGGAGTCGCAAAGAACTTATTCCATGTGGATGGAATAGAAAAAGGAGAAGAGCACACAAAGCAG ATTTCCTGTCTTCTTCAAGACAAGGGCAATAGCTTCCCTCTGGTTGGAAAATCTGGAACAACATGGGGGATG GCCTTGCGTAGCAGTAAAAAGTCCACCACGACCCCTGTCTGTAAGcccatctatgtgtctgttGGTCACAAAGTCAGTCTAGATACGGCAGTCAAACTGGTTGATGCATGCTGCCGATACAGGATTCCAGAACCTACCAG GCTGATATGCGATCTAGGGAATTCTTACGTCAACATTATGAAAAGGAACTTAAGAAGTGTGGCTGTCAAAATGAGGAATGTACCTGTACAAGTGACGATAAAACACCGGAGAGCGCAGAGAGCACCACAGACGACAAAACAAGACTTGAGCCAGTGA
- the LOC5510136 gene encoding endonuclease V isoform X1, producing MSYLQDQEELIERWKREQLTLKEKLVTIDKVKWKLKLDDDDNDDNDERLTLIGGVDISFPKGDDVHACACLVIISYPGLEVVYEDLAMVHLTSPYVPEFLAFREVEFLVESIKRLQQRKPDMMPQVIMVDGNGILHPRGFGIASHLGVITDIPTIGVAKNLFHVDGIEKGEEHTKQISCLLQDKGNSFPLVGKSGTTWGMALRSSKKSTTTPVCKPIYVSVGHKVSLDTAVKLVDACCRYRIPEPTRQADMRSREFLRQHYEKELKKCGCQNEECTCTSDDKTPESAESTTDDKTRLEPVTERIKEIQLNI from the exons ATGTCTTACTTGCAAGATCAGGAAGAACTAATAGAACGCTGGAAGAG AGAGCAATTGACACTGAAAGAGAAACTCGTAACTATAGACAAAGTGAAATGGAAATTAAAgctagatgatgatgataacgatgacaATGATGAAAGACTCACTCTGATTGGTGGAGTTGACATTTCATTTCCCAAGGGAGATGACGTACATGCATGTGCATGTCTAGTCATTATTTCATATCCTGGACTGGAG GTTGTATATGAAGACCTTGCTATGGTTCACTTGACCTCACCGTATGTCCCAGAATTCCTTGCATTCAGAGAGGTGGAGTTCTTGGTTGAAAGCATCAAGAGACTTCAACAGAGAAAACCAGACATGATGCCCCAG GTTATCATGGTTGATGGAAATGGAATCCTTCACCCTAGAG GTTTTGGCATAGCTTCTCATCTTGGTGTCATAACTGATATTCCAACAATCGGAGTCGCAAAGAACTTATTCCATGTGGATGGAATAGAAAAAGGAGAAGAGCACACAAAGCAG ATTTCCTGTCTTCTTCAAGACAAGGGCAATAGCTTCCCTCTGGTTGGAAAATCTGGAACAACATGGGGGATG GCCTTGCGTAGCAGTAAAAAGTCCACCACGACCCCTGTCTGTAAGcccatctatgtgtctgttGGTCACAAAGTCAGTCTAGATACGGCAGTCAAACTGGTTGATGCATGCTGCCGATACAGGATTCCAGAACCTACCAGGCAG GCTGATATGCGATCTAGGGAATTCTTACGTCAACATTATGAAAAGGAACTTAAGAAGTGTGGCTGTCAAAATGAGGAATGTACCTGTACAAGTGACGATAAAACACCGGAGAGCGCAGAGAGCACCACAGACGACAAAACAAGACTTGAGCCAGTGACAGAAAGAATAAAGGAAATACAACTAAACATTTGA
- the LOC5510137 gene encoding anaphase-promoting complex subunit 10 has protein sequence MASRLTAHVISKQRPLKLRMPKLQYSNFKMAGRIEDSVAGEENKNNGKLREIGDQAAWSLSSCKPGFGIEQLRDGNLETYWQSDGPQPHLINIQFKRKTAIQKISIYADYKADESYTPSKISVRAGNSFHDLHQIELIQLDEPTGWLTVSLNEGDRPIRTYMLQVAVLANHQNGRDTHMRQIKIFAPLCDAVNPDMPTFTSVDCAMYSCVR, from the exons ATGGCGTCTCGTCTCACTGCGCATGTGATAAGTAAACAGCGGCCTCTCAAACTGCGCATGCCCAAATTGCAATATTCgaatttcaagatggcgggaAGAATAGAAGACTCAGTCGCCGGTgaggaaaataaaaacaacggTAAACTACGCGAAATTGGCGACCAGGCGGCGTGGTCTCTGTCCTCGTGTAAACCAGGCTTTGGTATCGAGCAGCTGAGGGATGGTAATTTGGAGACTTACTGGCAGTCCGACGGGCCACAACCTCATCTGATAAACATACAGTTCAAACGCAAGACAGCCATACAAAAAATCTCAATCTATGCCGATTACAAG GCAGATGAAAGCTATACCCCAAGCAAAATTTCAGTTAGAGCCGGCAATAGCTTCCATGACTTACATCAAATAGAACTTATCCAATTGGATGAGCCAACAGGGTGGCTGACGGTGTCTTTGAATGAAGGTGACCGTCCAATAAGGACATACATGCTACAGGTGGCAGTTCTTGCCAATCATCAGAATGGGCGTGACACACACATGAGACAGATCAAGATCTTTGCACCACTGTGCGATGCAGTGAACCCTGATATGCCGACATTTACTTCAGTTGACTGTGCTATGTATAGTTGTGTTAGGTGA
- the LOC5510138 gene encoding splicing factor 3B subunit 5 — protein sequence MTDRYNIHSQLEHLQSKYVGTGHSDTTKFEWLVNQHRDSASAYIGHGNLLDYFALAENETKARVRFNLLEKMLQPCGTPPQRPEE from the exons ATG ACTGATCGTTACAACATCCACAGTCAACTAGAACATT tgCAATCCAAGTATGTAGGAACAGGCCATTCTGACACCACTAAATT tGAGTGGCTTGTCAACCAGCACAGAGATAGTGCCTCAGCATACATCGGTCACGGTAATCTCTTGGACTACTTTGCCCTGGCGGAGAATGAGACAAAAGCAAGAGTTAGATTCAACCTTCTAGAG AAAATGCTGCAGCCCTGTGGCACACCCCCGCAGCGACCAGAAGAGTGA
- the LOC125556659 gene encoding uncharacterized protein LOC125556659, with translation MVEHTATLKVLVLPGPDGIALNTGRRDNYSLHEKSAGFKEEIWSIKQLIHQDEKRRNAKNSRQYACPPIVDLTSMKQYAEVQPQHRPKRIFNGFFPSKIRTSHPSNTPVGIPREKDAYFENLGPDPNASPYQHGAVLGRVDFKSGQHSEPTVCRADKPHRPSQTAPANRWVMYSLRNGAPSPWVNRYKIKQKSIVGCNPGELRPGRPTNLVALEQRGYSR, from the exons ATGGTGGAACATACTGCAACATTAAAGGTCCTGGTTCTTCCTGGGCCGGACGGTATAGCATTAAACACTGGTAGACGTGACAACTACTCGCTGCACGAAAAATCTGCTGGTTTCAAAGAGGAGATCTGGAGCATCAAACAGCTTATTCACCAAGACGAAAAGCGCCGAAATGCTAAGAACTCCAGACAGTATGCATGCCCACCGATAGTGGATCTTACATCGATGAAACAGTATGCGGAAGTACAACCGCAGCACCGACCAAAACGTATCTTCAACGGGTTCTTTCCCTCGAAAATACGGACCTCCCATCCTAGCAACACACCGGTGGGCATTCCACGAGAGAAG GATGCATATTTTGAGAATCTCGGCCCTGATCCCAACGCTTCTCCATATCAACACGGCGCTGTCCTGGGCCGAGTCGACTTCAAAAGCGGTCAACATTCTGAGCCCACAGTTTGTCGCGCTGACAAGCCCCATCGTCCTTCGCAAACCGCGCCGGCCAACAGATGGGTGATGTATTCCTTACGAAACGGCGCCCCATCCCCCTGGGTCAACAGATACAAAATCAAACAGAAGTCCATCGTGGGATGTAACCCGGGGGAACTGAGGCCTGGTAGGCCCACGAACTTAGTAGCACTAGAACAGCGGGGTTACTCAAGATGA
- the LOC5510140 gene encoding uncharacterized protein LOC5510140 → MGNSGSAKTNTLEDLGAKIYDVVFEIYPNEADKITGMLLDGGEEETASLLSDEKRLNERIIAAASLLGDKNSQRTPDLQSLGDRVYGTVQQLYPTLAERVTGMLLEMPADQLIHLLDSREGLLEHIHTAAHVLMESKRQESIQGKDTEDKKVDNASVDENGAPLSYNIEKDKTEDLKSMIGENIYSQLVEKYPKDADKITGMLLEMELDLLQKVSQDPDLLGQRATEAVETLHQMSKQQGCGDENLSCTGTQNKSILNTLESDAEVCIKSSFDETEIRTAIEGLSEPEQKEFIGEKIHDKIRKLHPGHADVITGMLLEMGVDQLLNTILNPALFSDMVQQSYSSLT, encoded by the exons ATGGGGAATAGTGGAAGCGCAAAGACCAATACCTTAGAGGACCTAGGAGCCAAGATTTACGATGTGGTGTTCGAGATTTACCCGAATGAAGCAGATAAGATCACCGGTATGCTACTAGATGGGGGTGAAGAGGAGACAGCAAGTCTGCTATCAGACGAGAAGAGATTAAACGAGAGGATTATAGCTGCTGCTTCGCTACTGGGTGATAAGAACTCACAGAG GACACCAGATCTACAGAGTCTAGGCGACAGAGTGTATGGCACCGTTCAGCAATTGTATCCAACACTTGCCGAAAGAGTGACGGGAATGTTACTGGAAATGCCTGCTGATCAGCTGATACACTTACTGGATTCCAGGGAGGGGCTACTGGAACATATACACACCGCAGCACATGTTCTGATGGAGAGTAAACGGCAGGAGAGTATACAAGG CAAAGATACTGAAGACAAAAAAGTAGATAATGCTTCCGTTGATGAAAATGGAGCACCTTTAAGTTATAATATTGAAAAAGACAAAACTGAAGATCTAAAAAGTATGATTGGTGAAAACATTTACAGCCAACTTGTAGAAAAGTACCCAAAAGATGCAGACAAAATCACAGGGATGCTGTTGGAAATGGAACTGGATCTGCTTCAAAAAGTCAGCCAGGATCCAGATCTACTTGGCCAAAGAGCAACAGAGGCAGTCGAAACACTCCACCAGATGAGCAAACAACAGGGATGTGGAGATGAAAACTTGTCATGTACAGGAACACAAAATAAAAGCATTCTCAACACATTGGAGAGTGATGCTGAAGTTTGTATAAAAAGCTCATTTGATGAGACTGAAATTAGAACAGCAATTGAGGGGCTTTCAGAGCCAGAACAAAAAGAATTTATAGGTGAAAAGATACATGACAAAATCCGGAAATTGCACCCTGGACATGCTGATGTTATTACTGGTATGTTACTGGAAATGGGAGTTGACCAGTTACTGAACACAATCTTAAACCCTGCCTTATTCAGTGACATGGTACAACAGTCATACTCTTCTTTGACATAG